One window of the Populus trichocarpa isolate Nisqually-1 chromosome 9, P.trichocarpa_v4.1, whole genome shotgun sequence genome contains the following:
- the LOC7481522 gene encoding zinc transporter 1: MAKYFMPCLKTPKSTSLLISLILILQFSLISSHGGHDGNDSSEGNVHLHSKSLILVKVWCLIILLVTTFAGGISPYFYRWNENFLLLGTQFAGGVFLGTSLMHFLSDSADTLSNLTTKTYPFSFMLASAGYLLTMLGDCIVMFVTRSGAEREARVQVDEGVVAQEDDKDVAMNADPIFLKTTSLGDTILLILALCFHSVFEGIAVGVAGTKGEAWRNLWTISLHKIFAAIGMGIALLRMLPKRPFLLTAAYSFAFAISSPLGVGIGIAIDATAQGQEADWIFGISMGLACGVFIYVAINHLIAKGFHPQAKLYFDTPFFKFVAVFLGVGVIAVVMIWD, from the exons ATGGCTAAATATTTCATGCCTTGTTTGAAAACTCCCAAGTCAACCTCTCTGTTGATCTCTCTGATATTGATCCTGCAATTCTCTTTAATCAGTAGCCACGGAGGTCATGATGGAAACGACAGCAGCGAGGGTAACGTACATTTGCATTCGAAAAGCTTGATTCTGGTGAAAGTATGGTGTTTGATCATACTGCTAGTTACCACATTCGCAGGTGGTATCTCTCCCTACTTCTATCGATGGAACGAGAATTTCCTTCTCTTGGGCACACAATTTGCCGGCGGGGTTTTTCTAGGGACCTCTCTCATGCATTTCTTGAGCGATTCGGCTGATACTCTTAGCAATCTCACTACCAAGACATACCCTTTCTCGTTCATGCTAGCCTCTGCTGGCTATCTTTTAACCATGCTTGGTGATTGCATAGTGATGTTCGTAACAAGGTCAGGTGCTGAAAGAGAAGCTAGAGTGCAAGTGGATGAAGGAGTGGTAGCTCAAGAGGATGATAAAGATGTGGCCATGAATGCCGATCCCATTTTCTTGAAGACCACGTCTCTTGGGGACACCATACTACTCATCCTTGCCTTGTGTTTTCATTCAGTTTTTGAGGGAATAGCCGTTGGAGTTGCAG ggaCTAAGGGAGAGGCATGGAGGAATCTTTGGACTATATCATTGCACAAAATCTTTGCAGCCATTGGAATGGGAATCGCTCTGCTTAGGATGCTCCCGAAGAGGCCATTTCTATTAACCGCGGCAtattcttttgcttttgctaTTTCCAGCCCCCTTGGAGTAGGGATAGGCATTGCCATTGATGCCACTGCTCAGGGCCAAGAAGCTGATTGGATCTTTGGTATCTCTATGGGGCTTGCATGTGGAGTTTTTATCTATGTTGCCATCAACCATCTCATAGCTAAAGGATTCCATCCACAAGCTAAATTGTACTTCGACACTCCATTCTTCAAGTTTGTTGCTGTGTTCCTTGGGGTGGGAGTTATTGCAGTTGTTATGATTTGggattga
- the LOC7481523 gene encoding laccase-2, giving the protein MGAPVPASPGILLTILLFAMSCLWAFPEVAGAKHAGITRHYKFNIKLTNVTRLCHTKSMVTVNGKFPGPRVVAREGDRLVVKVVNHVPNNISIHWHGIRQLQSGWADGPAYITQCPIQTNQTYVYNFTVTGQRGTLFWHAHLSWLRASVYGPLIIFPKRNVSYPFAKPHKEVTIMLGEWFNADPEAVIRQALQTGGGPNVSEAYTFNGLTGPLYNCSANNTYKLKVKPGKTYLLRLINAALNDELFFSIANHTFTVVEVDATYVKPFETNLLVITPGQTTNVLLKTKPIAPNASFYMLARPYFTGQGTFDNTTVAGILEYETSSNSTTFKPTLPPINATNAVANFTRKLRSLANFQFPVNVPQTVDKKFFFTVGLGNNPCPKNQTCQGPNGTKFSASVNNISMALPSTALLQSYFFKKSNGVYTSDFPSSPLHPFNYTGTPPNNTFVTNGTKLIVLPFNTNVEVVMQGTSILGAESHPLHLHGFNFYVVGEGFGNFDPNNDPKNFNLVDPVERNTVGVPSGGWVAIRFHADNPGVWFMHCHFDVHLSWGLRMAWIVLDGTLPSQKLPPPPSDLPKC; this is encoded by the exons ATGGGTGCTCCAGTCCCTGCATCACCAGGAATTCTTCTGACAATTCTACTCTTTGCTATGAGCTGCCTCTGGGCCTTTCCTGAGGTTGCCGGTGCAAAGCATGCAGGCATCACGCGGCACTACAAGTTCAAC ATAAAACTGACAAATGTCACCCGGTTGTGCCACACTAAGAGCATGGTGACTGTTAATGGGAAGTTCCCGGGGCCTCGCGTAGTTGCCAGAGAAGGTGACCGTTTAGTGGTGAAGGTGGTCAATCATGTTCCAAATAACATCAGCATCCATTG GCATGGAATTCGACAACTTCAAAGTGGATGGGCAGATGGGCCAGCATACATCACACAATGCCCTATTCAAACAAACCAGACTTATGTGTACAACTTCACTGTTACAGGACAAAGAGGAACTCTCTTCTGGCATGCTCACCTCTCATGGCTTAGAGCTTCTGTCTATGGACCTCTTATCATCTTCCCTAAGCGCAACGTTTCTTACCCATTTGCCAAACCCCACAAGGAAGTGACTATCATGTTGG GAGAGTGGTTCAACGCTGATCCTGAGGCAGTGATTAGACAGGCTTTACAGACAGGAGGGGGGCCAAATGTCTCTGAAGCCTACACCTTTAATGGACTTACAGGTCCACTATACAATTGCTCAGCAAATA ATACATACAAACTAAAGGTGAAGCCGGGAAAGACATATCTTCTCCGATTGATCAATGCTGCACTCAACGATGAGCTTTTTTTCAGCATTGCAAACCACACCTTCACCGTTGTTGAAGTGGATGCAACTTATGTGAAGCCTTTTGAGACCAACCTTCTGGTTATCACACCAGGACAGACCACAAATGTTCTTCTGAAGACCAAACCCATTGCCCCCAATGCATCATTCTACATGTTAGCAAGACCATATTTTACTGGCCAAGGCACATTTGACAACACAACTGTTGCAGGGATACTCGAGTATGAAACTTCTTCAAACTCGACAACTTTTAAACCAACCCTTCCTCCGATTAATGCTACAAATGCTGTTGCGAATTTCACAAGAAAACTTCGCAGTTTGGCTAATTTTCAATTCCCGGTTAATGTCCCTCAAACAGTGGACAAGAAATTTTTCTTCACGGTTGGTCTGGGAAACAACCCGTGCCCAAAAAATCAGACATGTCAAGGGCCTAATGGCACGAAATTTTCAGCTTCTGTTAACAACATCTCCATGGCTCTCCCTTCAACAGCACTCCTTCAatcctattttttcaaaaaatcaaatggggTTTACACCTCTGATTTTCCAAGCTCTCCTCTCCATCCATTCAACTACACAGGGACCCCACCAAATAATACTTTTGTTACCAATGGTACCAAGCTTATAGTGCTTCCATTTAACACAAATGTGGAGGTAGTGATGCAGGGCACTAGCATTTTGGGTGCAGAGAGCCACCCTCTCCATCTCCATGGCTTCAATTTCTATGTTGTTGGAGAAGGGTTTGGGAATTTTGATCCAAATAATGACCCCAAGAACTTTAATCTTGTTGATCCTGTTGAAAGGAACACTGTTGGTGTGCCTTCTGGTGGCTGGGTGGCAATTCGTTTTCATGCAGACAATCCAG GAGTATGGTTTATGCACTGCCACTTCGATGTACATTTGAGCTGGGGGTTAAGGATGGCATGGATTGTCTTGGATGGAACACTTCCCAGTCAGAAGCTCCCTCCTCCACCATCTGATCTTCCCAAGTGTTGA